CTGGTGATTCGAAGCAAAAGTGAGATAACCGTTCTGATTCGACTTCCCACAAATCTCGCTTCAAAGAGCTTCCGGAGATTTCTACTTATGATTTCTATTCGTAACTGCTACTTTTCTATCATATTTGAAATGATTTACTCAATATTCGTTAATAATTTCGTTAATTTAATATAGTTCGATGAACATGCTGCGGTGCAGTATGTACGACCTATTCGTGTACTGCACCGCAAACAACATTTCTGGGAAAAGTTTCAACGTAAAATTCTAGGTACTGCATAGCAAGCATTCTGCTTACTTGAGAACAAACGGTCTAAGGAGCAGCACCTCAATATGAAGTCAGCACCTGAGAAACTCTTGATTGCATCATTTCCCCTTGTTGGGAACCCAAGAAGATTGTAGTTTAGAAAGTATTAGGTTGTTGCGTTATTAATTTCGGAAACGGACCGCATACTTCAAATTGCTATAACTCAGCTTAAACGAATTGGTAGTAGGTTTAAGCCTTTAGTATAAAAACTGAGATTAGaggaatcaacaaaattatggaaaacaCTTTCAACATCGTCTGAATTAGTGAACTGCCGCTGACGCAAATGTGAATCAAGAGctcgaaaaaaatgataaaggataaaggataaagtttctggcgttaatcaatccgtttgagatgcgctcccacgttcacttcaattcagagtcgtttgaggttaacgaacgtgtatctggcctatacaatgacttgcggtgcccagccgatgtgtcaagtcagtgcttttatcctcccaggcaactctggtaccaatttgtcgactccggagggatgaaaggcttggtgagcactagggcggattcgaacctccgatcgattgtgcagtaaggAACCTCTAAACGCtatactacacccgccctaaaaTATATAGGCGGGCATGATGTTCGTAAAGCAAATTCGTAAAGCATGATGACTCGGTAGTCGGCAGCTATACATGTATTTGAAAGAGCAGAAGAAATGTACAAATATGCGATGTTTGCCTTGCGACGAAATAATTTAATGTAAcaaatgttattttatttacacgTACCTCGAAACCGAAAttaattttgcaccaacctaatatcaTAGACAAGAACTGATGGAATGTGTGTAGGAGTAGTTCGTTGCCTGCTGACTCAGAGGAGATGCGCTAGAACTAGGGTGTACCATCTGCAAATCTACGTTAACCTTATGCCGCCCAAACCTCAGTACATTTTTCACTTAGGGCAAGAAGTTGGATGGATTCGTCCAGAATGGGAGACGGATTCGAGGTAAAAAACCACTGATACGTCTGCTATCACTTATCTAGTTATGCTAAGATCTCTGGTTAGCTCaatcttctttcctttcgtttCCTTCTGTGAGAATTTGTGAAGCGAAAGCGGTGCTTGAAAAAGGCAGTCACCTCTGTCCCATCCTTTTTATGCGGCCACCGGGGTTGTAGGACTAAGACTTTACAGCCGCCGAACTATATTTTCCCCGTCTCGTAAAGTCGGCGATTATCGAACATCGTTGGCTCGGATAGCGCTAAACTCGGCACATCTGTGAGTGCGGCAAGAAACCCTGTCCACGTTGCGAAAAATAAGGTCGACTGCCTATGCGTCGAAATGAGGCGTAGTTCAAGTTCGTGCAAAAGAATGTTCTCATGTTCAGTACTTCAAAGTAATATGTTTACAAAGAGTTTTGCAGTGGGCGAGAAAATCGGTTAGCTGCATTGCagccgtgttttttttaactaagagaaaaagtgtgAGCACTCAGTCAGATCGTGTATGGATAGAATAACCTTAAAATATGTTGCTCGTCTTCCACATCAGCTACAGATGAGAAGACCTGCGTGCTTGCGGAATTCTTCTCAATTAGTTTGTTGTTTACTATGATAAGCAggatatgtgattttttttataaacaaaACTTCGGTTttcgtctattttttcttataattctttttcttcttcttttttcttataattcttttctcttcttctttttttctctcttcttctttcctttctcgtATATAAGGCAGTCATATTGCGACAGATATTTTATCCCAAAaccaaatatttcatttttacggAGCACTAAACGCTAAATGGCGACGCTTTCGAAtagcaatttcttttttcatgaaactgGAATGTTGATTAGATCCCTAATATTTCCAAATTAGGTCGAATCTCATCTTTCTATTCCggaacaaaatatttatgGGATCTTAATTGAAGATGTTCCTTTGTAGTACGCAACGAACCATTTGTGACAGTTTTGGGTTCAGGCGAGAAAACCAGTGAGCGAATCCTGTTCGTACTTTACAAAATGttaactcttttttctgtaaatttcctGGTTCTTTTCGAAAACTAGCGTGCAGGAAATGAAAAGCATTCGGATgcgaatgttttttcttttagcaaTCTCGATCGATTTATTAAAAAAGCTGTGAAAATGTGAGACCAAAATAATAATTCTCACATGAACAGATCCCTTCTTCACTCTAAAAActctagaaaaattttttgactCAAGAGAAAAGTATTTTAATCCGACAAATTCTCACCGGATTCAAGAAGAACTCGTTTTTCGCTGCTGCAAAGTCTGACCGTGTCCCGCCTCCCGtgttagtaaataaataaatacgcaTACTGGCCGGGAACACTGTTCACCTACAACATCCTTGCATGTTAAGACTTTCTTAAGttgttttaactgatttccttgagctgtagccaagattggtatcgatctttattaaacagcggctaacgtttcggcgatatcgccttcgtcagagcctggaaaactcaaagccattagtgacctatcccctcaagcgcctcatcaccctacagaaagcacccaaacggtaagcaaactcaaacagcaacacataggctagtacttacctcattagctagacttgttaactcagcagaccaccacgtaccacaactacgagtcacaagggtttttatatagggatctcacggcccgccccgtagatcagaacccgcataagtcttgatacggggataactcgtttgtgatcgcaatgcactcatccttcttgttcatttttggacttttggcggttatccaaaaggcctctagcgttctgcgtgctgtgatttcggactcgtaggataatatacgaacttctacctctacttcggagtttggatgacatattctacggtgtgctccaagtggggtgaaggtttttgattttgcgagtccatctagatgctccttgaccctaatacacaatgggcgtcccgtttcccctatataatcgtcaccgcacaacctgcacgtgatacgatacaccactcccgatatcatgcaatcaccctctctgccatacgggcaaaccacgcagctgggagttgtgcagagtcgatcatacacacggttacgtaccagcttcgccttgaggtttgctggaggtatttccacaaccctcacgtcattccttagacccgcttttcgtagacaaccccgtactgctctgctcatatcatcagatatataaggtaaacagaaagggatcttctctgggccatccactacgttgggtcttcgagagggataccgtgcttgtcgggtagcaccatctccagctgggtacccattggacattgctactttatgggccacatttatagaccatgctttttcctggctactcgatgagactcttgccgccgttctgtacatgttacctataacagattttttcattttgctggggtgcgctgaaagatagtggattaagatgtttttactactgggtttccggtaccacttagtcttacatatcccattccgcaagtaaatgtgcacattcaggaaagccaaccagttgtctatcggcctctcccttgtgaacttgatgtgcggacactgctgattgagaagattgaagcacgcgtctagttctgcttgggttgagcagacgacgcagcaatcatctatgtaacgataatacagcagtggtttgcggtctattataggcttttcgatcttggccatgaaaacaatggcgagagtgggtgccagcctttgtcccatagctaggcctctaagttgtcggtagtactgtcccgaccatcggaaaatagagcaattcaggcattcgttTATCAATGTCATGATCTGCCTGATGCTGAATCCATACATGTTCAAAGAAGCCTGGcgctgcgtgagcagttcgtgaacagcctgcatcgctacatcgtttgaaacgttcgtatagagtgacgtaacgtcaaaggtctctactacacattcacgctcaaaTGAGGTACTGCGGAgatgttttaggaagttgCTAGAACTGCTGAGGTGGGCAGGGACATATCTGAGCAGCTGATTTAGGATTATGTTGAGCAGCCAGGAAATTCTATCCGTGGGGCCCCCGATACCACTAATGATAGGTCTCACTTTAAAGTCACGTGGATCGTTCGAAGTGAGGCCATTTTCAGAGAGCTTGTGAGTTTTGATTAGTGTGTATAGGACTGGACATGCGGGTAAGTCGTTCTTGAGACgcgtaataaagttttttgggAGCCCTGCTGTTCCTGCCGTTTCTACCCAAACCCTGTTTAGGCGGCGATATTGCTTTCTAAACTCATTGGCGGAGGATGGGACATATAGACTGTCATCCTCAAGATGTTGTCTCGTTATCGCCTTGTCTAGTTCACGTGATAGAACAACAAATTCGCCTCCCTTATCACTAACGGAAACCTTGATCTCTCCAGCTGTAATAAGATTACGAATCTCACGTAGGCCTCGACGTTGCGCGACAGTGAGATTGAAATTTACGTGTTTTCTCGAGAAACGCTCCAAAACGGAATACACCGATGTTGCGAACACTCGAAACTTGTTGTCTACCGTGGGGTTGGGTTCAGGTGGTTTATACATCATACGCGGGAAAGGTATGGAGGGTAAGGTTACTTGCTCAGCTATTCTGTTCTCTTGCCttcgctcttcttcttttgctctcaGTCGCAACCTATCACGACCCAATTGGAGGCTGCCCACAACCTTGCGTGATACCTCCGGACTTATTGATTGCACAGGTGCGAAACTAGGGCCGAGATCCAAAACGGAAAGCGCGTCAGCTGAGATGAGTACATCGCCAATCACAGAAACACGAAATGAACTTTGTGCACTGTTCTTATTAGCAATGGTGCTGTTGTGATCTGCACATACAGAGGTAGATTTAACAGATTTACTAACCTTCTGATGTTGCTGATGGTCTACTAGTCGTCTGAACTTTTCCTGCAGTCTAGATTTAGCACTAGAGCGAATATAATCACAAATGGACTTTGACTCACCAACTATTCTCCTCCAAATGCGTTCCGGCACAAAACGTTCACAACAATGTTCTTTATACACACACTTCTTAAGCAAAGAGAACATGTGATCCTGTTTTGCCTTCAATGCCATACGTAGGAGTTGTTGCTCGATCTTCTGCATCTGCCGGCTTTCTTTGGGAACACCGCTTATCTCGTGAAGTCGCCTGTTGGTTATAAAGTTTGGGGTGACTTGATATTCTTGGCAGCGGCGGAGAAAGTGGATGGTCTGCCTTTCTGAGACGATCTTTTGCCTCAAAGAAAGGACTTCTCTCACCAGTCGAAAACAGCTTGCTGGTACCTCTctgagtattgcccatgttcgactgtctttgaatctcggcatgttgaaacgtagttttaactgatttccttgagctgtagccaagattggtatcgatctttattaaacagcggctaacgtttcggcgatatcgccttcgtcagagcctggaaaactcaaagccattagtgacctatcccctcaagcgccttcTTAAGTTGCTTACGGAAATATTTTGGTGATTATTGCGATGCTCTATCTCCCGTAACCATCGGTATAAACCGTTAGTCTTTTTCTCACCTGAATTAGAACTCGTGAAGCTGACGCGCACTTTGTTCCTCGTTAACGCCCCAGTGAGCTCGCTTTCTGAGCGCCTGAGAAGGCGGAAGTTTATTTGCTCGAAcatgctaaaaaaaacgacgtgcgTTGTCAATAAAATGATTATCTGGAAGGTGACATTGGCGCGCAGAACTCAGAACTCGATAACGCGACAGGCCTCGGGACATTTTGGATTCATGTTGAAAATCCAGAGAGAAGATTAACTGCAAAAGCAAACGCCTCTGTTTTACACCATACCTCTGTTACTCGATTTAAGGCTGTTGTCCGTCTTTCGTTAACAATCCTATCAAATCGGCTAGCAACAGTTGTCCCTGGTCCTACCTCCAGAATTCGATTCCAGATTGTGACAGTGACATGAAAAGATACTTTTGTGGAACAGGTAAAACATGTTAGGCTCTGAAGGAGAAGAACACCACAAAATGTTTGCTTTGAGTAAACTTCGCGCAATTTTCACTTGTACGGTGATGCTACAATGCCTCAAAGTCTCTAAAATGTGCCTTATAAAACACTGTATTAAAACAAACAGAATATTTTGCATTCTGAGACAACATGGAAGAACGATACTGGTGAAATTGTTCTCCTCTGTTTTATTTCATGAATGTGTGAAGGAAAGGTTCAACCTAAACTTCCAACCTTTGAGTACATTGAAAAGTTCGTTTAAAGTATACTTTATAAAAGTATGAGTATAACGAACTcggaagaatggaaaatgcCCTCCTTATCTAAAAACTTCCAGGGAGTGGAGGAGTCGTCGTCAAAAGATCGTTTTTTGCTCCTAAACAGTCAAGTGCTGCTAAATCTCGTACCGCCCCATGTAGCTCCATGGGTGGTTGCGAAAACTGGCGAACAATGGCATCATGCACATCACTCAGGTCAGCGTGAATTGCGCTGTGATTGAGCTACTGAACATAGCTACCCCACTTTTTCAGTCGGTGTCGCTTATCTGACGATTTCTGGCTTTAACCTCTCCGGTGAACAGGGACTGAACGGGCTGAACTACGTGTTCACTTCGTTTGACCAGGTATGCCTAGTATAAGAAGCCTTTGGCAGGTGATTTTAGGTTCATATTTGTTCTAATTGAACTTAGGTTTCATTTCAGCAACTTACAAACTTCCGTGGAATTGAGAAAGTGAAGAGCGCTAATCGATTCTACATTGTCGCTGTTGGTCTTCTTCCGGATGCTGCACAAAATGTGTGTGAACATCAAGCGGGCTAATTATTAGTTGGCAAACGTTTGCACTATTCACTGCTCAAGTTATTCAATAATGAAAGAGCTTTCGCTCGAAAGAGATGAGTGTGGAGCAAGCGCAAAAGCGTCTCAGTCCCACGATAATTTTTGCTGGCGTTTCTTCCACGGTTGATCACTTCGTATTCGACttgaggctttttttttataaggaaCCAATGTTGACCTGCGACTCGATTTAGCTGCGCCTTACGCTTCACGCTTCGATTTCGCCCCAACTTATGCTTATAGATAGTCTAGAAACTATAGTTTTCTTCTGAGCGTTAAGCTGAAACACATTCAGATAGAAATAGTGTTTTAATGCAAAACGTTTCTTAAACCACCTTCTTCAAGTACCGTTCGATAATGTTTCAGAAGATAATCTCATTCGAGATTCTATGTGGCTAAGGCACTGTGTGATGCAAATACGCCGTTCTCGAATTCATATGCAGAGAGCAACAAATTATATTCCAATTCTGTCCGACTTAACCTGATTCAGATTCAGGCGAAATCTTTGTAAACAAAACTATCTAGGTGAACGAAACTCCTTGGACAATTGGTGAACTTCTGCACACACTGGCACAATTCTTGCTGCAGGCAACTCAGTTTGCATCAGAAAAGGACTTCCAGGTGCAGATCGGTACGTTACTACATTGCTAATGATATTTAAACAGTGAGATATTCCAAGGACAGATTTGATTACGCACTTATGCAGGTATGGATTGCGGCAGCGCCCTGTCACTAGTTGCTGATAGTGACCAACCCCGTTACGAGCTGTGGGGTGAAACCGTCGAACGTGCTCGTATTTTGATGCAGAGTGCCAGTCATGGGAAAACTTACGTCTCCGAGGAGATATTCCTGGCTCTCAGGCCACGAAATCTTCACTTCAGCACAAAGCCGATAAAGGTTGTCCTCATTCTGGAGTAGTTAGAGTTTTTCTGCCCTTAAGACTGACACTCTTTAGGTCATTCCGAACTTGAACGCCTACATCCTCTACAGTATGGAGGACAACACCCTGAATGGGACCTTGCCACGTGAGGAAGAGGAGCGCCGCCACACTCAGGGGATGTTTGAAGCAGCACAAAATGTCGACGTAAGCGTCATAGGTGCACAAATATTCGCAGAAGCATAACTACTGtggtcgcaaaaaaaaataacattttcagTCACAAATGACATCCTCTATGGCATCTTCATTCTCGTCAGAGCTCCAATCGATCGAGGGTGGAGGTGAAACAGACAGTGACATAGGTACGATTTAAAAATTGTGGTTTCATCTGAACACCCGCAAAAGCCTGACATTGGAAAATTTAATACCGTAAAAACGTGACAAAACTACTTCAAGAATGGATAACTCCGGAGACGGCGTTGATGCGCCAGACAACCTCATCATCCTACCAGGCTCGAGAACCTGTCATACCGTTCCGGAGCAACTACCGCATGTCTGACTATAACCCCTACAGGTGTGGCTTGCACCAATTTCTTATCTACATTTCTGATGCTTATGAAGGTTAGTGTTTTCTAGAGAGCCGTATCGTGTGCAAGACGTTCTTCCTCACCGGTTTTCCGACAGCTATAAGGGCGATCACGTCAGTCAGTACTCAGATTGGTCCGAGCAGGAGAGCAGAGCGCCAAGCCGAAACAGCCAACGAGGTCTTTTCTAACATTCTCAAACTTTCTGAACGGACCGCATCGCTCTGTCCAATTCATGGATACCCAGAActgaagttcatttttttccagcacGGCGACGGTGGCGCGGAGGTTCGAAGTCATCATTGCGCCATCCATTTGCTTGGTTGAAAAGGGTAATGATTAAACTTTTGCACTTAATACAGTACTTAGAGGTTTGGTTTACGAAGAACGCCTCCATTTCGTTCGCAGAAAAAATGACAGCATACCCCGTCGTTGTTACTAATTTGATAATCCATGTTTGCCTGTAGAGTACAGTGGGTTGGGATGGGGCCGTTTCCAGATCAATCACACTCTTCTACCGGACAAATAAATATCTAGTTCCTATCAATTctttacagaatttttttagctttACAGAATTTTTTAGCTATCTCTCAAATTActatctattttctttctgaggCAATCGCTTATTCGC
This window of the Necator americanus strain Aroian chromosome III, whole genome shotgun sequence genome carries:
- a CDS encoding hypothetical protein (NECATOR_CHRIII.G11112.T1), with protein sequence MQKIEQQLLRMALKAKQDHMFSLLKKCVYKEHCCERFVPERIWRRIVGESKSICDYIRSSAKSRLQEKFRRLVDHQQHQKVSKSVKSTSVCADHNSTIANKNSAQSSFRVSVIGDVLISADALSVLDLGPSFAPVQSISPEVSRKVVGSLQLGRDRLRLRAKEEERRQENRIAEQVTLPSIPFPRMMYKPPEPNPTVDNKFRVFATSVYSVLERFSRKHVNFNLTVAQRRGLREIRNLITAGEIKVSVSDKGGEFVVLSRELDKAITRQHLEDDSLYVPSSANEFRKQYRRLNRVWVETAGTAGLPKNFITRLKNDLPACPVLYTLIKTHKLSENGLTSNDPRDFKVRPIISGIGGPTDRISWLLNIILNQLLRYVPAHLSSSSNFLKHLRSTSFERECVVETFDVTSLYTNVSNDVAMQAVHELLTQRQASLNMYGFSIRQIMTLINECLNCSIFRWSGQYYRQLRGLAMGQRLAPTLAIVFMAKIEKPIIDRKPLLYYRYIDDCCVVCSTQAELDACFNLLNQQCPHIKFTRERPIDNWLAFLNVHIYLRNGICKTKWYRKPSSKNILIHYLSAHPSKMKKSVIGNMYRTAARVSSSSQEKAWSINVAHKVAMSNGYPAGDGATRQARYPSRRPNVVDGPEKIPFCLPYISDDMSRAVRGCLRKAGLRNDVRVVEIPPANLKAKLVRNRVYDRLCTTPSCVVCPYGREGDCMISGVVYRITCRLCGDDYIGETGRPLCIRVKEHLDGLAKSKTFTPLGAHRRICHPNSEVEVEVRILSYESEITARRTLEAFWITAKSPKMNKKDECIAITNELSPYQDLCGF
- a CDS encoding hypothetical protein (NECATOR_CHRIII.G11112.T2) — encoded protein: MPRFKDSRTWAILREVPASCFRLVREVLSLRQKIVSERQTIHFLRRCQEYQVTPNFITNRRLHEISGVPKESRQMQKIEQQLLRMALKAKQDHMFSLLKKCVYKEHCCERFVPERIWRRIVGESKSICDYIRSSAKSRLQEKFRRLVDHQQHQKVSKSVKSTSVCADHNSTIANKNSAQSSFRVSVIGDVLISADALSVLDLGPSFAPVQSISPEVSRKVVGSLQLGRDRLRLRAKEEERRQENRIAEQVTLPSIPFPRMMYKPPEPNPTVDNKFRVFATSVYSVLERFSRKHVNFNLTVAQRRGLREIRNLITAGEIKVSVSDKGGEFVVLSRELDKAITRQHLEDDSLYVPSSANEFRKQYRRLNRVWVETAGTAGLPKNFITRLKNDLPACPVLYTLIKTHKLSENGLTSNDPRDFKVRPIISGIGGPTDRISWLLNIILNQLLRYVPAHLSSSSNFLKHLRSTSFERECVVETFDVTSLYTNVSNDVAMQAVHELLTQRQASLNMYGFSIRQIMTLINECLNCSIFRWSGQYYRQLRGLAMGQRLAPTLAIVFMAKIEKPIIDRKPLLYYRYIDDCCVVCSTQAELDACFNLLNQQCPHIKFTRERPIDNWLAFLNVHIYLRNGICKTKWYRKPSSKNILIHYLSAHPSKMKKSVIGNMYRTAARVSSSSQEKAWSINVAHKVAMSNGYPAGDGATRQARYPSRRPNVVDGPEKIPFCLPYISDDMSRAVRGCLRKAGLRNDVRVVEIPPANLKAKLVRNRVYDRLCTTPSCVVCPYGREGDCMISGVVYRITCRLCGDDYIGETGRPLCIRVKEHLDGLAKSKTFTPLGAHRRICHPNSEVEVEVRILSYESEITARRTLEAFWITAKSPKMNKKDECIAITNELSPYQDLCGF
- a CDS encoding hypothetical protein (NECATOR_CHRIII.G11111.T2) — encoded protein: MLGSEGEEHHKMFALSKLRAIFTCTGVEESSSKDRFLLLNSQVLLNLVPPHVAPWVVAKTGEQWHHAHHSVGVAYLTISGFNLSGEQGLNGLNYVFTSFDQQLTNFRGIEKVKSANRFYIVAVGLLPDAAQNVNETPWTIGELLHTLAQFLLQATQFASEKDFQVQIGMDCGSALSLVADSDQPRYELWGETVERARILMQSASHGKTYVSEEIFLALRPRNLHFSTKPIKVIPNLNAYILYSMEDNTLNGTLPREEEERRHTQGMFEAAQNVDSQMTSSMASSFSSELQSIEGGGETDSDIEWITPETALMRQTTSSSYQAREPVIPFRSNYRMSDYNPYREPYRVQDVLPHRFSDSYKGDHVSQYSDWSEQESRAPSRNSQRARRRWRGGSKSSLRHPFAWLKRGNSTDYDDSLADPADRLEAAANRVDRMLQELNAYGEFADIKPLEYRPFPTAYGSMKSVHRAMSSACHTEYDNAESEAALSDAETNANGKSSRSNEKRRKRRWRSRKPEDADMESQCSSAASSVDLDPLRWKSVHSIGYENEYEMQSDNEGLAIEEMKALSRDIRKNFGDFKLATFDDIDQD